CCCAGTCGTCGGTGGTCACGTAGTACTCGATGTAACCGGCGTGCGGTACCGCGGCGGTGTATTCGAAGGTGTGGTCACCGCCGGAGGGCAGGCTGGTGACCGCTGTGCTCGCCCAGTCGCCCGGGTTGTCCAGGGCGGAGTACTTGTCCCGCCCAGCGCTGCACAGCTGGCCGTCGGGGATGATCTCGCGGTGCCGGCCGTCGGCGTTGGCGATGTTGACCTCGTGCCAGTCGTAGAGCGGCTGGGTGCCGTTCTCCTCGACCAGGCGGACGCACATCTCCGACTGCGGGTTCTCCGGGCCTTCGGCGTAGCAGGCGGCGATCCGGCTGATCGGGTTGCCGAGTGTGCCGTGGGCGTTGGCCGGAGAGGCGGCCAGGCCGGCGACGGCGACGGGTGCGACCGCCAGGACGGCGGCGGAGCGCATGAGACGTCCGAACCTCATAGGGGGTTCTCCTCAAGTCGTGGACTAGCGGGGGAGCCAGGGCCCCGGAGTTCTCGCGGTTTAGATCCATACAGGCCGAGTTCGTCTGATGCCGTGTAGGTCGAGGACTTTGTCCTTGCCTGTGTGGGCTCTGCGCCCGGACTGTGTGTTCTTCCACCCCGCGGCGCTCAGCGCCTGGCGGACGATGTCGGTCAAGCAACCCAACACGACCGGGGCCGCCCCGGTGCGGGTGCGCCGGGCGTCTTCGTTGAAGGTCACGTCCCGCACGTAGTGCACCCGGTTCTCCACCGTCCAATGACCGCGAGCGTGGGCCGCCAGTTCCGCGGGCGAGACCTGGTGGGCGTCCAGGTCGGTGACGGCGAAGACCACCTCGCGGCTGCCCTGGGCCTTGCCGTGCTCGCGGCGGTGGCGCTCGATGCGCACCACCTGTCGGGCCCCGGGAAAGGCCAGGCCCGTCACGGCGGTGACCTTCACCGACCGGTGTTCTTCGCGTCCGTGGGCGTGGGTGGGGCCCTGACTGTGGGCCACCGGTATCTGTGACCAGGGCAGAGTGGACAGCTGGGAGTGCAGCCTGGGCCGGTTGCCCTTGACATAGATCAGGTAGTGGGCGCCGCGCTCAAGGAGGTAGGTGGCGTGGTCGGCCACGGTGTGCAGGGCATCGGCGGTGATGATCGCGCCCAGGAGCTCGGTGTCGTGGAGTTGGTCGAGCAGGGCGGTGAAGGCGCTGGTCTCACCCTTCTTGTTGCCCAGCTGGGTGCAGGCGGCCACGGCGGCGTCGTGGTGGCGGGCGGCGTGCAAGGACATCGAGATCGAAGCGCGGCCCTTGCGCGGTCGGGCGCCGCGCTGGGTCTTGCCGTCCACGGCGTAGGCGGTGTGGCGTAGCCGTGGGGGTGGCATCTGGCATTGGCGGGTGCGGTGGGACCGGCGGTGTTCGCGTTCGGGTGCCCCGCCGGGGGTGCGGGCCGCACTGTGGGGTGTGGGTGGTGGGC
This DNA window, taken from Nocardiopsis exhalans, encodes the following:
- a CDS encoding ISAs1 family transposase — translated: MDHLATIDDPRHPRGRRYPLTALLALSVCALTTTGHNTTTAITEWAHNAPPPILLRLGLPVCPFTGRIHIPDERTLREVLARLDPAQLARAGLATLDTRTGPPPTPHSAARTPGGAPEREHRRSHRTRQCQMPPPRLRHTAYAVDGKTQRGARPRKGRASISMSLHAARHHDAAVAACTQLGNKKGETSAFTALLDQLHDTELLGAIITADALHTVADHATYLLERGAHYLIYVKGNRPRLHSQLSTLPWSQIPVAHSQGPTHAHGREEHRSVKVTAVTGLAFPGARQVVRIERHRREHGKAQGSREVVFAVTDLDAHQVSPAELAAHARGHWTVENRVHYVRDVTFNEDARRTRTGAAPVVLGCLTDIVRQALSAAGWKNTQSGRRAHTGKDKVLDLHGIRRTRPVWI